A genomic region of Denticeps clupeoides chromosome 9, fDenClu1.1, whole genome shotgun sequence contains the following coding sequences:
- the kdm6a gene encoding lysine-specific demethylase 6A isoform X4 has product MKSCGVSLAAAAACAPARSLGGAAGDEEKKMAAGKASEAEEDFPTLTAQERDALAGIDSSLFGFQTLHEDGARTKALLLKAVRCYDSLILKAEGKVEPELFCQLGHFNLLLEDYPKALSAYQRYYSLQSDYWKNAAFLYGLGMVYFHYNAFQWAIKAFQEVLYIDPSFSRAKEIHLRLGLMFKVNTDYESSLKHFQLALIDSNPCTLSKAEIQFHIAHLYEIQKKYSAAKEAYEALLQTENLPAQVKAITLQQLGWMHHTVEQLGDRANKGSYAIQCLQKSLEADPNSGQSWYFLGRCYSSIGKVQDAFISYRQSIDKSEASADTWCSIGVLYQQQNQPMDALQAYICAVQLDHSHAAAWMDLGTLYESCDQLQDAIKCYINATRSKACSNINALASRIKCLQAQLCNLQQGSLLSKNKMLPSIEEAWSLPIPAELTSRQGTLSTAQQQACKPHQNSEARSPTHSHPTVSGQADDLNSPAKRKRTASPVKNSPDSWANSPVQQQAHNWYLTPQKMQLLEQLRANRGSLKLPEVQMLEQLEGQFALQQQHQQAKQICPMFTNGPTSESSSSNPSHPTLSRTTSTTQLPPPPCTPHPMTNGPFLASPTPCSTAGSLGNSVGNNHTPGPGSNGNVPYLQQNALPHNRTTPTSTAEEPWKQQHVNSTQGLHKGPGSHSAGHNGEQTFSSSGASHSSQIAASGVPNQVGHSAAVTGNSSTQDPDATHNHLPSSPSPPRPHSATSGGQPGPSPKTKESVPSGNGHVAGTPNSTATADGLPNHVQQRPPAMPGSPGELSPDNPQLSALLTGKANTSNSSTNGKTAKINNVHPAQHQNSLDSSPCSGASSSPKHCVNNLNGPQVNGKSPDDSLSPIEVEPPLVRHKPVNRPALVPWSSVSIYPSSNEVLKACRNLGKNGLLGNRILLEKCPPPRLPMAPYPPLPKDKLNPPTPSIYLENKRDAFFPPLHQFCTNPGNPVSVIRGLAGALKLDLGLFSTKTLVEANPDHLVEVRTQLAQPTDENWDPMGTRKMWRCESSRSHTTIAKYAQYQASSFQESLREENEKRGQKDHSDTESSSADNVVRRRRGLFKHIKFGTNIDLSDEKKWKLQLAELSKLPAFARVVSAGNLLSHVGHTILGMNTVQLYMKVPGSRTPGHQENNNFCSVNINIGPGDCEWFAVPEPYWGVMNDFCEKNNINFLMGSWWPNLEDLYDANVPVYRFIQRPGDLVWLNTGTVHWVQAIGWCNNIAWNVGPLTAYMYKLAVERYEWNKLQSVKSIVPMIHLSWNMARNIKVSDHKLFEMIKYCLFRTLRQCQLMKEALLAAGKELVWHGRTRDEPVHYCSICEVEVFDLLFVTSESNSRKTYVVHCQDCARKACANLDNFVVLEQYRMEDLMQVYDQFTLYLESQIFPEAG; this is encoded by the exons AATGCTGCCTTTTTATATGGCCTCGGGATGGTTTACTTCCATTACAACGCGTTTCAGTG GGCGATAAAGGCATTTCAGGAGGTGCTCTACATCGACCCCAGCTTCTCCAGAGCCAAGGAGATCCACCTGCGGCTCGGCCTCATGTTTAAAGTCAACACCGACTATGAGTCAAGTCTGAAG CATTTTCAGCTGGCTTTGATTGACTCGAACCCCTGCACTTTGTCCAAAGCTGAAA TCCAGTTCCACATCGCTCACTTGTATGAAATTCAG AAGAAGTACAGCGCCGCAAAAGAAGCATACGAggctctgctgcagacagagaACCTCCCAGCACAGGTGAAGGCGATTACCCTCCAGCAGCTGG GCTGGATGCATCACACGGTGGAGCAGCTCGGGGACAGAGCCAACAAGGGCAGCTATGCCATTCAGTGTCTGCAGAAGTCCCTGGAAGCAGACCCCAACTCCGGCCAGTCCTGGTACTTTCTTGGCAG GTGCTACTCCAGTATTGGGAAGGTTCAGGATGCATTCATCTCCTACCGTCAATCCATTGACAAATCTGAGGCCAGTGCGGACACGTGGTGCTCCATAGG AGTGTTGTACCAGCAGCAGAACCAGCCAATGGATGCCCTGCAGGCCTACATATGTGCAGTGCAGCTGGACCACAGCCATGCTGCCGCCTGGATGGACCTGGGAACCCTGTAcgagtcatgtgaccagctgcaGGACGCCATCAAGTGCTACATCAATGCCACTCGCAGCAAAGCTTGCAGCAACATCAACGCCCTGGCGTCTCGCATCAAATGCCTGCAG GCTCAGTTGTGTAACCTTCAGCAGGGTAGTCTCctgagtaaaaataaaatgcttccTAGTATTGAGGAGGCGTGGAGCCTGCCAATCCCTGCTGAGCTTACCTCCAGACAGGGCACCCTGAGCACTGCACAGCAG CAGGCCTGTAAACCCCATCAGAACAGTGAGGCCCGGAGCCCCACTCACTCTCACCCCACTGTCTCTGGCCAGGCAGATGATCTGAACAGCCCAGCCAAGAGAAAGAGGACAGCCAGCCCAGTCAAG AATTCTCCAGATTCCTGGGCAAACAGTCCAGTACAACAACAAGCCCACAACTGGTACTTAACTCCACAGAAGATGCAG CTCCTGGAACAGTTGCGGGCGAACCGGGGTAGCCTGAAGCTGCCAGAGGTGCAGATGTTGGAGCAACTGGAGGGCCAGTttgctctgcagcagcagcaccaacaG GCAAAACAGATTTGTCCTATGTTTACTAATGGACCTACATCAGAATCTTCATCCTCCAATCCTTCACACCCCACCCTCTCCCGGACCACGTCCACAACACAactacccccacccccctgtaCTCCACACCCAATGACCAATGGACCTTTCCTGGCGAGCCCCACCCCTTGCAGCACAGCTGGATCTCTGGGTAACTCTGTGGGCAATAATCACACACCGGGACCAGGCAGCAATGGAAACGTGCCTTACCTGCAGCAAAACGCTCTACCTCACAACCGCACAACCCCCACCAGCACTGCAGAGGAACCGTGGAAACAGCAGCATGTTAACTCCACTCAG GGGCTTCATAAGGGTCCAGGTTCTCATTCGGCTGGTCACAATGGCGAACAGACTTTCTCCTCCTCTGGAGCTTCCCATTCTTCTCAGATAGCAGCCAGTGGTGTTCCAAATCAGGTCGGACATTCTGCCGCAGTGACTGGCAATTCATCAACGCAGGACCCTGACGCCACCCACAATCACCTTCCCTCATCACCGTCCCCTCCCCGTCCCCACTCTGCTACCTCAGGAGGACAGCCAGGGCCCAGCCCAAAGACCAAAGAAAGCGTTCCTTCAGGAAACGGGCACGTGGCTGGGACGCCCAACTCCACGGCCACCGCTGATGGACTACCTAATCATGTCCAACAGCGGCCGCCGGCCATGCCCGGCTCACCAGGTGAACTTAGCCCAGACAATCCTCAGCTTTCTGCCTTGTTAACGGGAAAAGCCAATACTAGTAATAGCAGCACCAACGGCAAGACGGCCAAAATAAACAACGTGCACCCGGCGCAGCACCAGAACTCGCTGGACTCCTCGCCCTGCTCCGGCGCATCGTCATCGCCCAAACACTGTGTTAACAACCTAAATGGCCCCCAGGTCAATGGCAAGAGCCCCGACGACTCGCTCAGCCCCATTGAGGTTGAGCCGCCACTGGTCAGACACAAGCCGGTCAACCGGCCCGCCCTGGTCCCCTGGTCATCTGTGTCCATCTACCCCAGTTCAAATGAAGTACTCAAAGCCTGCAG AAACCTGGGCAAGAACGGCCTTTTAGGCAACCGCATCTTGCTGGAAAAGTGTCCTCCTCCTCGCCTCCCCATGGCCCCATACCCACCACTGCCAAAGGACAAGCTGAACCCTCCCACGCCCAGTATTTAT TTGGAGAACAAGAGGGATGCCTTCTTTCCGCCACTTCACCAGTTCTGCACCAACCCAGGCAACCCTGTATCAGTCATCAGGGGTTTGGCAGGAGCCCTCAAACTCG ACCTGGGTCTCTTCTCCACTAAGACTCTTGTGGAAGCCAACCCAGATCACCTGGTGGAGGTGCGCACACAGCTGGCCCAGCCAACGGATGAGAACTGGGACCCAATGGGCACCAGGAAAATGTGGCGCTGCGAGAGCAGCAGGTCCCACACCACCATTGCCAAGTATGCCCAGTACCAGGCCTCGTCCTTCCAGGAGTCACTCCGG GAGGAGAATGAGAAGAGAGGACAGAAGGACCATTCAGACACAGAGTCATCCTCAGCTGACAA TGTGGTGAGGCGAAGGAGGGGTCTGTTCAAGCACATCAAGTTTGGCACCAATATTGACTTGTCCGATGAGAAGAA GTGGAAGCTGCAGCTGGCTGAGCTGAGCAAGCTGCCGGCGTTCGCCAGGGTGGTGTCTGCAGGGAACCTGCTCAGTCACGTGGGCCACACCATCCTCGGCATGAACACCGTACAGCTGTACATGAAGGTTCCGGGCAGCAGAACTCCAG gTCACCAAGAAAACAACAATTTTTGTTCTGTGAACATCAACATTGGTCCGGGGGACTGTGAGTGGTTTGCTGTGCCTGAGCCTTATTGGGGAGTCATGAATGACTTCTGTGAAAA GAACAATATAAACTTCCTTATGGGTTCGTGGTGGCCTAACCTGGAGGACCTCTATGATGCCAATGTTCCTGTGTACCGATTCATCCAGCGGCCGGGTGACCTTGTGTGGCTCAACACCGGTACCGTGCACTGGGTTCAGGCTATTGGCTGGTGCAACAACATCGCCTGGAATGTAGGGCCACTAACTG CTTACATGTATAAGTTGGCTGTGGAGCGATACGAATGGAACAAACTCCAAAGTGTAAAATCCATTGTACCCATGATCCACCTGTCTTGGAACATGGCCAGGAACATCAAAGTGTCCGACCACAAGCTCTTTGAGATGATCAA GTACTGCTTGTTTCGGACACTGAGGCAGTGTCAGCTGATGAAGGAGGCTCTTCTAGCTGCTGGCAAAGAACTGGTTTGGCACGGGAGGACCAGGGACGAGCCAGTGCACTACTGCAGCATCTGCGAG GTGGAAGTATTTGATTTGCTGTTTGTCACCAGCGAGAGCAATTCCAGAAAGACATATGTGGTGCACTGCCAAGACTGCGCCCGCAAGGCCTGCGCAAATCTGGACAACTTTGTGGTGCTAGAGCAGTACAGGATGGAGGACCTGATGCAAGTCTACGACCAATTTACATTA TATTTAGAGAGCCAAATATTTCCTGAGGCGGGATAA
- the kdm6a gene encoding lysine-specific demethylase 6A isoform X7, translating to MKSCGVSLAAAAACAPARSLGGAAGDEEKKMAAGKASEAEEDFPTLTAQERDALAGIDSSLFGFQTLHEDGARTKALLLKAVRCYDSLILKAEGKVEPELFCQLGHFNLLLEDYPKALSAYQRYYSLQSDYWKNAAFLYGLGMVYFHYNAFQWPVQPSSSEAHAGQRRAIKAFQEVLYIDPSFSRAKEIHLRLGLMFKVNTDYESSLKHFQLALIDSNPCTLSKAEIQFHIAHLYEIQKKYSAAKEAYEALLQTENLPAQVKAITLQQLGWMHHTVEQLGDRANKGSYAIQCLQKSLEADPNSGQSWYFLGRCYSSIGKVQDAFISYRQSIDKSEASADTWCSIGVLYQQQNQPMDALQAYICAVQLDHSHAAAWMDLGTLYESCDQLQDAIKCYINATRSKACSNINALASRIKCLQACKPHQNSEARSPTHSHPTVSGQADDLNSPAKRKRTASPVKNSPDSWANSPVQQQAHNWYLTPQKMQLLEQLRANRGSLKLPEVQMLEQLEGQFALQQQHQQAKQICPMFTNGPTSESSSSNPSHPTLSRTTSTTQLPPPPCTPHPMTNGPFLASPTPCSTAGSLGNSVGNNHTPGPGSNGNVPYLQQNALPHNRTTPTSTAEEPWKQQHVNSTQGLHKGPGSHSAGHNGEQTFSSSGASHSSQIAASGVPNQVGHSAAVTGNSSTQDPDATHNHLPSSPSPPRPHSATSGGQPGPSPKTKESVPSGNGHVAGTPNSTATADGLPNHVQQRPPAMPGSPGELSPDNPQLSALLTGKANTSNSSTNGKTAKINNVHPAQHQNSLDSSPCSGASSSPKHCVNNLNGPQVNGKSPDDSLSPIEVEPPLVRHKPVNRPALVPWSSVSIYPSSNEVLKACRNLGKNGLLGNRILLEKCPPPRLPMAPYPPLPKDKLNPPTPSIYLENKRDAFFPPLHQFCTNPGNPVSVIRGLAGALKLDLGLFSTKTLVEANPDHLVEVRTQLAQPTDENWDPMGTRKMWRCESSRSHTTIAKYAQYQASSFQESLREENEKRGQKDHSDTESSSADNVVRRRRGLFKHIKFGTNIDLSDEKKWKLQLAELSKLPAFARVVSAGNLLSHVGHTILGMNTVQLYMKVPGSRTPGHQENNNFCSVNINIGPGDCEWFAVPEPYWGVMNDFCEKNNINFLMGSWWPNLEDLYDANVPVYRFIQRPGDLVWLNTGTVHWVQAIGWCNNIAWNVGPLTAYMYKLAVERYEWNKLQSVKSIVPMIHLSWNMARNIKVSDHKLFEMIKYCLFRTLRQCQLMKEALLAAGKELVWHGRTRDEPVHYCSICEVEVFDLLFVTSESNSRKTYVVHCQDCARKACANLDNFVVLEQYRMEDLMQVYDQFTLYLESQIFPEAG from the exons AATGCTGCCTTTTTATATGGCCTCGGGATGGTTTACTTCCATTACAACGCGTTTCAGTG GCCAGTGCAGCCTTCCTCCTCAGAGGCCCATGCTGGACAGAGAAG GGCGATAAAGGCATTTCAGGAGGTGCTCTACATCGACCCCAGCTTCTCCAGAGCCAAGGAGATCCACCTGCGGCTCGGCCTCATGTTTAAAGTCAACACCGACTATGAGTCAAGTCTGAAG CATTTTCAGCTGGCTTTGATTGACTCGAACCCCTGCACTTTGTCCAAAGCTGAAA TCCAGTTCCACATCGCTCACTTGTATGAAATTCAG AAGAAGTACAGCGCCGCAAAAGAAGCATACGAggctctgctgcagacagagaACCTCCCAGCACAGGTGAAGGCGATTACCCTCCAGCAGCTGG GCTGGATGCATCACACGGTGGAGCAGCTCGGGGACAGAGCCAACAAGGGCAGCTATGCCATTCAGTGTCTGCAGAAGTCCCTGGAAGCAGACCCCAACTCCGGCCAGTCCTGGTACTTTCTTGGCAG GTGCTACTCCAGTATTGGGAAGGTTCAGGATGCATTCATCTCCTACCGTCAATCCATTGACAAATCTGAGGCCAGTGCGGACACGTGGTGCTCCATAGG AGTGTTGTACCAGCAGCAGAACCAGCCAATGGATGCCCTGCAGGCCTACATATGTGCAGTGCAGCTGGACCACAGCCATGCTGCCGCCTGGATGGACCTGGGAACCCTGTAcgagtcatgtgaccagctgcaGGACGCCATCAAGTGCTACATCAATGCCACTCGCAGCAAAGCTTGCAGCAACATCAACGCCCTGGCGTCTCGCATCAAATGCCTGCAG GCCTGTAAACCCCATCAGAACAGTGAGGCCCGGAGCCCCACTCACTCTCACCCCACTGTCTCTGGCCAGGCAGATGATCTGAACAGCCCAGCCAAGAGAAAGAGGACAGCCAGCCCAGTCAAG AATTCTCCAGATTCCTGGGCAAACAGTCCAGTACAACAACAAGCCCACAACTGGTACTTAACTCCACAGAAGATGCAG CTCCTGGAACAGTTGCGGGCGAACCGGGGTAGCCTGAAGCTGCCAGAGGTGCAGATGTTGGAGCAACTGGAGGGCCAGTttgctctgcagcagcagcaccaacaG GCAAAACAGATTTGTCCTATGTTTACTAATGGACCTACATCAGAATCTTCATCCTCCAATCCTTCACACCCCACCCTCTCCCGGACCACGTCCACAACACAactacccccacccccctgtaCTCCACACCCAATGACCAATGGACCTTTCCTGGCGAGCCCCACCCCTTGCAGCACAGCTGGATCTCTGGGTAACTCTGTGGGCAATAATCACACACCGGGACCAGGCAGCAATGGAAACGTGCCTTACCTGCAGCAAAACGCTCTACCTCACAACCGCACAACCCCCACCAGCACTGCAGAGGAACCGTGGAAACAGCAGCATGTTAACTCCACTCAG GGGCTTCATAAGGGTCCAGGTTCTCATTCGGCTGGTCACAATGGCGAACAGACTTTCTCCTCCTCTGGAGCTTCCCATTCTTCTCAGATAGCAGCCAGTGGTGTTCCAAATCAGGTCGGACATTCTGCCGCAGTGACTGGCAATTCATCAACGCAGGACCCTGACGCCACCCACAATCACCTTCCCTCATCACCGTCCCCTCCCCGTCCCCACTCTGCTACCTCAGGAGGACAGCCAGGGCCCAGCCCAAAGACCAAAGAAAGCGTTCCTTCAGGAAACGGGCACGTGGCTGGGACGCCCAACTCCACGGCCACCGCTGATGGACTACCTAATCATGTCCAACAGCGGCCGCCGGCCATGCCCGGCTCACCAGGTGAACTTAGCCCAGACAATCCTCAGCTTTCTGCCTTGTTAACGGGAAAAGCCAATACTAGTAATAGCAGCACCAACGGCAAGACGGCCAAAATAAACAACGTGCACCCGGCGCAGCACCAGAACTCGCTGGACTCCTCGCCCTGCTCCGGCGCATCGTCATCGCCCAAACACTGTGTTAACAACCTAAATGGCCCCCAGGTCAATGGCAAGAGCCCCGACGACTCGCTCAGCCCCATTGAGGTTGAGCCGCCACTGGTCAGACACAAGCCGGTCAACCGGCCCGCCCTGGTCCCCTGGTCATCTGTGTCCATCTACCCCAGTTCAAATGAAGTACTCAAAGCCTGCAG AAACCTGGGCAAGAACGGCCTTTTAGGCAACCGCATCTTGCTGGAAAAGTGTCCTCCTCCTCGCCTCCCCATGGCCCCATACCCACCACTGCCAAAGGACAAGCTGAACCCTCCCACGCCCAGTATTTAT TTGGAGAACAAGAGGGATGCCTTCTTTCCGCCACTTCACCAGTTCTGCACCAACCCAGGCAACCCTGTATCAGTCATCAGGGGTTTGGCAGGAGCCCTCAAACTCG ACCTGGGTCTCTTCTCCACTAAGACTCTTGTGGAAGCCAACCCAGATCACCTGGTGGAGGTGCGCACACAGCTGGCCCAGCCAACGGATGAGAACTGGGACCCAATGGGCACCAGGAAAATGTGGCGCTGCGAGAGCAGCAGGTCCCACACCACCATTGCCAAGTATGCCCAGTACCAGGCCTCGTCCTTCCAGGAGTCACTCCGG GAGGAGAATGAGAAGAGAGGACAGAAGGACCATTCAGACACAGAGTCATCCTCAGCTGACAA TGTGGTGAGGCGAAGGAGGGGTCTGTTCAAGCACATCAAGTTTGGCACCAATATTGACTTGTCCGATGAGAAGAA GTGGAAGCTGCAGCTGGCTGAGCTGAGCAAGCTGCCGGCGTTCGCCAGGGTGGTGTCTGCAGGGAACCTGCTCAGTCACGTGGGCCACACCATCCTCGGCATGAACACCGTACAGCTGTACATGAAGGTTCCGGGCAGCAGAACTCCAG gTCACCAAGAAAACAACAATTTTTGTTCTGTGAACATCAACATTGGTCCGGGGGACTGTGAGTGGTTTGCTGTGCCTGAGCCTTATTGGGGAGTCATGAATGACTTCTGTGAAAA GAACAATATAAACTTCCTTATGGGTTCGTGGTGGCCTAACCTGGAGGACCTCTATGATGCCAATGTTCCTGTGTACCGATTCATCCAGCGGCCGGGTGACCTTGTGTGGCTCAACACCGGTACCGTGCACTGGGTTCAGGCTATTGGCTGGTGCAACAACATCGCCTGGAATGTAGGGCCACTAACTG CTTACATGTATAAGTTGGCTGTGGAGCGATACGAATGGAACAAACTCCAAAGTGTAAAATCCATTGTACCCATGATCCACCTGTCTTGGAACATGGCCAGGAACATCAAAGTGTCCGACCACAAGCTCTTTGAGATGATCAA GTACTGCTTGTTTCGGACACTGAGGCAGTGTCAGCTGATGAAGGAGGCTCTTCTAGCTGCTGGCAAAGAACTGGTTTGGCACGGGAGGACCAGGGACGAGCCAGTGCACTACTGCAGCATCTGCGAG GTGGAAGTATTTGATTTGCTGTTTGTCACCAGCGAGAGCAATTCCAGAAAGACATATGTGGTGCACTGCCAAGACTGCGCCCGCAAGGCCTGCGCAAATCTGGACAACTTTGTGGTGCTAGAGCAGTACAGGATGGAGGACCTGATGCAAGTCTACGACCAATTTACATTA TATTTAGAGAGCCAAATATTTCCTGAGGCGGGATAA